A genomic region of Sulfobacillus acidophilus DSM 10332 contains the following coding sequences:
- a CDS encoding butyryl-CoA dehydrogenase (PFAM: Acyl-CoA dehydrogenase, C-terminal domain; Acyl-CoA dehydrogenase, middle domain; Acyl-CoA dehydrogenase, N-terminal domain~COGs: COG1960 Acyl-CoA dehydrogenase~InterPro IPR006092:IPR006091:IPR006090~KEGG: tmr:Tmar_1255 butyryl-CoA dehydrogenase~PFAM: Acyl-CoA oxidase/dehydrogenase, type 1; Acyl-CoA dehydrogenase, N-terminal; Acyl-CoA oxidase/dehydrogenase, central region~PRIAM: Butyryl-CoA dehydrogenase~SPTR: Butyryl-CoA dehydrogenase), whose translation MGLSILNDEENAVRDAIRALVKKAIEPKSQEYDILEIYPRDHMRLLGQQGYLGMIVDPEYGGAGTTYLAQTLVVESIAEADPATAVIYEVHNSLHIEAIWRFGTEEQKRRWLPALCRGEAIGAFALTEAEAGSNAAALSTRAVKVAGGYELTGRKMFITSGGEAERYIVFATIDATRGADGITAFLVEKGSPGLSFGPPEDKLGIRASRTSEVILDRVFVPEDQRLGDEGAGYEMALYLLDGGRIGIAAQGVGIMAKALERSLEYARQRQQFGKPIGMFEGVQWRLANMATDLHAARLMTYEAARHREEGPAQRPLFAMAKLFASEHAVRHAEDAVQIFGGYGYMREYGVERLLRDAKITEIYEGTSEIMRWVIASRLLKNYDLDNI comes from the coding sequence ATGGGCTTAAGCATCTTAAATGACGAGGAGAACGCGGTTCGCGACGCGATTCGGGCGCTCGTGAAAAAAGCCATCGAGCCCAAGTCGCAAGAGTACGATATCCTTGAAATTTACCCGCGGGACCATATGCGGTTATTAGGCCAACAGGGCTACCTGGGGATGATTGTGGATCCCGAGTACGGGGGGGCGGGTACGACCTATTTGGCCCAGACGTTAGTGGTGGAGTCTATCGCGGAGGCTGACCCGGCGACGGCCGTCATCTATGAGGTGCACAACTCGCTGCATATTGAGGCCATTTGGCGGTTTGGCACCGAAGAACAAAAGCGGCGCTGGTTGCCGGCCTTGTGCCGGGGTGAGGCCATTGGGGCGTTTGCGCTTACTGAAGCCGAAGCGGGATCAAACGCCGCCGCCTTGTCCACGCGGGCCGTTAAAGTGGCTGGGGGATATGAACTGACCGGTCGTAAAATGTTTATTACCAGTGGCGGGGAAGCCGAACGGTATATTGTGTTCGCAACGATTGACGCGACAAGGGGGGCGGACGGAATTACGGCTTTCTTGGTCGAAAAAGGCTCCCCTGGCCTTTCGTTTGGTCCCCCCGAAGATAAATTAGGCATTCGCGCTTCCCGGACGTCGGAGGTCATTTTGGATCGGGTATTTGTGCCGGAAGACCAACGCTTGGGCGATGAAGGCGCAGGATATGAGATGGCGCTATATCTTCTGGACGGCGGACGGATCGGTATCGCCGCGCAAGGTGTGGGGATTATGGCCAAGGCATTGGAGCGGTCATTGGAATATGCCCGCCAACGCCAGCAGTTCGGGAAGCCCATCGGGATGTTTGAAGGCGTGCAATGGCGGCTGGCCAACATGGCCACGGACCTCCACGCCGCTCGGTTGATGACCTATGAAGCCGCCCGTCATCGAGAAGAAGGGCCGGCCCAACGGCCACTTTTTGCCATGGCGAAGCTGTTCGCGTCGGAACATGCCGTCCGGCACGCCGAGGATGCCGTCCAAATTTTCGGCGGCTATGGCTATATGCGGGAATATGGGGTCGAACGGCTTTTACGAGATGCCAAGATTACCGAAATCTATGAGGGAACTTCGGAAATTATGCGCTGGGTCATTGCGTCTCGTCTATTGAAAAACTACGATTTGGACAATATTTAG
- a CDS encoding cytochrome c assembly protein (PFAM: Cytochrome C assembly protein~COGs: COG0755 ABC-type transport system involved in cytochrome c biogenesis permease component~InterPro IPR002541~KEGG: tjr:TherJR_2276 cytochrome c assembly protein~PFAM: Cytochrome c assembly protein~SPTR: Cytochrome c assembly protein), producing MKTRQDVWIWVLLPVMLAALYLNFVWSPDDAVLGPSQRIFYFHMGSATVAGIAFTITLVASIGYLATRKPVYDVWAAASAEIGTIFTTMLLISGILWGRAAWGIWWTWDPRLTSTVILWVLFLAYLLIREWSDNRERRARYSAILAIIAYIDVPIDYMTIRWWHSIHPVVITSQGIQMAPRMIVAMFGSMIALSLVYIAWMVIRMRLMRAERGIEDLKNAFKIEWER from the coding sequence TTGAAAACACGACAGGATGTGTGGATATGGGTTTTGTTGCCCGTCATGCTGGCGGCACTCTACCTGAATTTTGTCTGGAGCCCGGATGATGCGGTCTTGGGCCCGAGTCAACGGATTTTCTACTTTCACATGGGGTCGGCTACTGTGGCAGGCATCGCCTTTACGATTACCCTCGTGGCGTCTATCGGCTATTTAGCCACCCGAAAACCGGTTTATGACGTCTGGGCAGCCGCTTCCGCGGAAATCGGGACCATTTTTACCACCATGCTATTAATTAGCGGGATTTTGTGGGGACGGGCGGCTTGGGGGATTTGGTGGACGTGGGACCCGCGTTTGACCTCCACCGTGATTCTCTGGGTACTCTTTTTAGCCTATCTGCTGATTCGGGAGTGGTCCGACAATCGCGAGCGGCGAGCCCGGTATTCGGCGATATTGGCCATTATTGCCTATATCGACGTGCCCATCGACTACATGACGATCCGCTGGTGGCATTCCATTCATCCGGTCGTCATTACCAGTCAAGGCATTCAAATGGCGCCGCGTATGATTGTGGCCATGTTTGGCTCCATGATAGCCTTGAGCTTGGTGTATATTGCGTGGATGGTCATTCGGATGCGGCTGATGCGGGCCGAGCGGGGCATCGAAGATTTAAAGAACGCGTTCAAGATCGAATGGGAAAGGTAG
- a CDS encoding dihydrodipicolinate reductase (PFAM: Dihydrodipicolinate reductase, N-terminus; Dihydrodipicolinate reductase, C-terminus~TIGRFAM: dihydrodipicolinate reductase~COGs: COG0289 Dihydrodipicolinate reductase~HAMAP: Dihydrodipicolinate reductase~InterPro IPR000846:IPR011770~KEGG: mar:MAE_14590 dihydrodipicolinate reductase~PFAM: Dihydrodipicolinate reductase~PRIAM: Dihydrodipicolinate reductase~SPTR: Dihydrodipicolinate reductase;~TIGRFAM: Dihydrodipicolinate reductase, bacterial/plant) — protein MPNTQPIPVVLAGATGKTGSAVGKAVWDAHDMELAAAVARRHRGVSLGLLWGIPELTVTLTADLTEIDRDYAVLVDFTEPESAYPRLVEAISRGWDIVVGTTGFSRREREHLAELVESRQVGAAVIANFSLGAWVAERLAIEASRYLGQVEVIEGHHQTKKDRPSGTAKRMAELLADAMGRDVDSIPVHSIRLPGMVAHQAVVFGSSGQLITIRHDVHDRSAYAAGVLAAIRQVHTFRGRVVNDLGEILDPGRLRPDGP, from the coding sequence ATGCCTAATACACAACCGATTCCGGTGGTTTTGGCGGGGGCGACCGGGAAAACCGGCAGCGCCGTCGGCAAAGCGGTCTGGGATGCTCACGACATGGAATTGGCTGCCGCCGTGGCACGCCGGCATCGAGGCGTATCGTTAGGGCTTTTGTGGGGAATTCCGGAATTGACCGTCACTTTGACGGCCGATCTGACGGAAATCGATCGGGATTATGCGGTCTTAGTGGATTTTACCGAACCGGAATCGGCTTATCCCCGGTTGGTCGAGGCGATCAGCCGAGGGTGGGACATAGTGGTCGGGACGACCGGTTTTAGCCGAAGGGAACGGGAGCATTTGGCGGAACTCGTGGAGAGCCGTCAGGTGGGGGCAGCCGTGATCGCCAATTTTTCGCTCGGAGCGTGGGTCGCCGAGCGTTTGGCGATTGAGGCCAGTCGCTATTTAGGGCAGGTCGAGGTGATTGAGGGACATCATCAAACCAAGAAGGATCGGCCGTCCGGCACGGCCAAACGAATGGCGGAACTCTTGGCCGATGCCATGGGCCGGGATGTCGACAGTATTCCGGTCCATTCGATTCGTTTACCGGGGATGGTCGCCCACCAGGCGGTAGTATTTGGATCCAGCGGGCAACTGATTACGATTCGCCATGATGTGCATGACCGCAGTGCGTACGCGGCCGGCGTGTTGGCGGCTATTCGCCAGGTCCACACGTTTCGGGGCCGGGTGGTTAATGATCTGGGGGAGATTTTGGATCCGGGGCGACTTCGTCCTGACGGGCCATAA
- a CDS encoding Methylmalonyl-CoA mutase domain protein (PFAM: B12 binding domain~TIGRFAM: methylmalonyl-CoA mutase C-terminal domain~COGs: COG2185 Methylmalonyl-CoA mutase C-terminal domain/subunit (cobalamin-binding)~InterPro IPR006158:IPR006159~KEGG: ttr:Tter_1673 cobalamin B12-binding domain protein~PFAM: Cobalamin (vitamin B12)-binding~SPTR: Cobalamin B12-binding domain protein;~TIGRFAM: Methylmalonyl-CoA mutase, C-terminal), protein MIRVLVAKPGLDGHDRGAKVIARALRDAGMEVVYTGLHQTPEQIVDAALQEDVDVLALSILSGAHPTLVPRIMELMRENHLDDVLVLLGGIIPEDDVESMLATGVSRVFGPGTDTRDIIQYIREKVGEQ, encoded by the coding sequence GTGATTCGTGTACTAGTGGCCAAACCGGGGCTGGATGGGCATGATCGGGGTGCCAAGGTGATTGCCCGGGCACTGCGGGATGCCGGAATGGAAGTGGTATATACCGGACTCCATCAAACGCCCGAACAAATTGTCGATGCGGCATTGCAAGAAGATGTGGATGTGTTGGCGCTGTCCATTCTATCCGGCGCTCATCCGACGCTGGTGCCGCGCATTATGGAACTCATGCGGGAAAATCATTTGGATGATGTGTTGGTCTTGTTGGGCGGGATTATTCCGGAAGACGACGTCGAAAGCATGTTAGCCACCGGAGTGTCGCGGGTTTTTGGGCCGGGTACGGACACGCGCGACATTATTCAATATATCCGGGAAAAGGTTGGCGAGCAATGA
- a CDS encoding hypothetical protein (KEGG: bts:Btus_3267 hypothetical protein~SPTR: Putative uncharacterized protein), with protein MAAGFMWAAAVLAVGLAIELGFRYRRTHAPFYFWWTGSFLLYGMTFIAEALSVSHNYTVGEYVLYIVGSAGLVGFMSVGTTFLGFPRRFARVYAVLMSLALVGLVVSVVLHPPVLGHYSWILLNQGKAITGVAQALYIPIAAVGGTLVFLGAVWSWWRTRRGYNLLIAVGVLVSSGAGTLASQGAAGAAFPLTNIVALVLIYLGYRYSRASSAGRTTAASQTHQG; from the coding sequence ATGGCCGCCGGATTCATGTGGGCCGCTGCCGTATTGGCAGTAGGACTGGCGATAGAATTGGGGTTCCGCTATCGGCGCACCCATGCCCCGTTTTATTTTTGGTGGACCGGGTCTTTTCTCTTGTATGGCATGACCTTTATCGCCGAGGCCCTAAGCGTATCGCACAATTATACGGTCGGCGAATACGTGCTTTATATCGTCGGGTCGGCCGGGCTCGTAGGGTTCATGTCGGTGGGCACCACCTTCCTCGGCTTTCCTCGGCGTTTCGCTCGGGTCTATGCCGTGCTCATGTCGCTGGCCTTAGTGGGATTGGTGGTCAGTGTGGTGCTTCACCCTCCCGTATTAGGGCACTACAGCTGGATTCTCTTAAATCAAGGGAAAGCGATTACCGGGGTAGCCCAGGCATTGTATATCCCCATCGCCGCCGTGGGAGGCACCTTGGTCTTTTTAGGGGCGGTGTGGTCCTGGTGGCGGACTCGTCGGGGATATAACCTTTTGATTGCGGTGGGGGTTCTGGTGTCCAGCGGGGCCGGTACATTGGCGTCTCAAGGCGCGGCCGGGGCCGCCTTCCCGTTGACGAATATTGTCGCCTTAGTTCTTATTTATCTTGGCTATCGTTATTCCCGGGCCAGTTCGGCCGGTCGGACGACCGCAGCCTCCCAAACGCACCAAGGCTGA
- a CDS encoding LAO/AO transport system ATPase (PFAM: ArgK protein~TIGRFAM: LAO/AO transport system ATPase~COGs: COG1703 Putative periplasmic protein kinase ArgK and related GTPase of G3E family~InterPro IPR005129~KEGG: tmr:Tmar_1256 LAO/AO transporter ATPase~PFAM: ArgK protein~SPTR: LAO/AO transport system ATPase;~TIGRFAM: ArgK protein) produces MTSVAQLAEKIQAGDKRAIARGLTWVEKATPEGRELVRSIFAKGGQAHVIGITGAPGVGKSTLVNALTLTLRARGHRVGILAVDPSSPFSGGAILGDRIRMQESVMDPGVFMRSLASRGHLGGLSRATFGALAVLDAAGFDKILIETVGAGQSEVEIMQLAHTTLVVLAPGLGDDIQAIKAGILEIGQIFVVNKADRDGADHTVRQLKTMLTLGSETLDWVPPIVKTVAEKSEGIGEVADAIEQHRTFLFQRGLFQDRRLVQTEHMIEQSLADEVARRLADARQRPVWRQWIEAVSHGELDASQAALAILETREEDSDGLKHLK; encoded by the coding sequence ATGACATCGGTAGCGCAATTAGCCGAGAAAATTCAGGCAGGCGACAAACGTGCCATTGCCCGTGGCCTTACCTGGGTTGAGAAAGCGACGCCGGAAGGTCGGGAGTTGGTGCGGAGCATTTTTGCCAAAGGCGGTCAAGCCCACGTCATCGGGATTACCGGAGCCCCGGGAGTCGGTAAGTCCACTTTGGTGAACGCGCTCACGCTCACGCTCCGCGCTCGCGGCCATCGCGTGGGGATTTTGGCGGTGGATCCTTCGAGCCCGTTTAGCGGGGGCGCTATCTTGGGCGATCGCATTCGGATGCAAGAATCCGTTATGGATCCGGGCGTTTTTATGCGCAGTTTGGCTAGCCGCGGGCATCTCGGCGGGTTGTCGCGAGCGACGTTTGGGGCTTTGGCCGTGTTGGATGCCGCCGGTTTCGACAAAATTTTGATCGAAACGGTGGGTGCCGGCCAGTCGGAAGTGGAAATCATGCAATTGGCGCATACCACGTTGGTGGTGTTGGCACCCGGCCTGGGAGACGATATTCAGGCCATTAAGGCGGGAATTTTGGAAATCGGGCAGATTTTCGTGGTGAATAAAGCCGATCGGGACGGGGCCGACCATACCGTTCGACAGTTAAAAACCATGCTGACTCTGGGGTCCGAGACACTGGACTGGGTTCCTCCAATTGTGAAAACGGTGGCCGAAAAGTCTGAGGGAATCGGAGAGGTGGCGGATGCCATTGAGCAACACCGAACGTTTTTATTCCAACGGGGTTTATTTCAGGATAGGCGTTTAGTCCAGACGGAGCATATGATTGAGCAATCGTTGGCGGACGAGGTGGCTCGTCGCCTAGCGGACGCTCGACAGCGGCCGGTATGGCGGCAATGGATTGAAGCTGTGTCGCACGGTGAATTGGACGCCAGTCAAGCGGCCCTAGCCATCTTAGAGACCCGTGAGGAGGATTCCGATGGGCTTAAGCATCTTAAATGA